The sequence below is a genomic window from Acropora palmata chromosome 5, jaAcrPala1.3, whole genome shotgun sequence.
aagttTTGAGTCTAAATGGTTTTGACACTTGCCTGAGCAAGTCCAAGTTTGTAGTGATTatctttttcattaattttgattttgtttcatttgttacAGCTACAGAGTACCGCAACTGGCTAGTTTATTATTCTCTACCCTGTTTAAAGGGAATGCTACCTAATGATTATTACCAGCATTATGCCTTGTTGGTTGGTGGTATTACTCTACAATCAGGAAGATCTATTTCCCCTGGGCAGCTTCAACTAGCTGGAAAGTTTCTGATTCATTTTCTTGAGATGTTTGATGTGTATTATGGTAAGTAATACGTAgccataaaaataatatacatCACCGCTGTAGTCATAACTATTTGCAGGTTACTTTAAGGATCTACTGTAttaattttcaaagcaagaaaaccatcagtttgaattttttttttgttacttacaGAACTCAATCCTTTGTGCTAATAACAAAGAATGTACACTTAACAAACACACTGCAAAAGAACTGCAACAGGTATTTCATTCTTGCTCTTACAGGAAGTATGTGCCTTTTTATATTAACAGATCCAAGATATGTACTGATGAATCAGCACATGCTGCTTCACTTGGAGAAATCAGTGCTGGTTCATGGTCCCCTTTGGAGCAGTTCCCTGTTTGTGTTTGAAGATTGGAATGGAGAcctttcaaattatttccatGGAACACAAAATATCCCAAGCCAGGTTATCTCTTCTTAAATCTAAAAATCAATAGTTTGTGTACTTTGTGAAGAACGTTGATGGTTGTTGTACTCTTCAGAGTCAAGCCATTGTAATCAGTGTGTTCTTGCTTTGTCTTGCATCACTCAAcgtatatacatattttttatttgaagatAATGACTGCTGTGACAAGCCATCAGAGTTTCCCAGAGATGATCAAAGAGATTCCTCCGGGACATGTAAAAGATTTGGTGTTGCGGCTTTGTGGGCAAACACACAGGTGGGTTAACCTTTTTTTGACCCATCATTCTGCTCACTTATTCTGTGTACGTTGTTTAACAAATTGTAGGGTAAGCAACTTCTATACAAGTCTTTAGTGGTACCACTTTTAACTAATTTCTCTTAGGGTCATAGATTgtatgattatttttccatgTCTTTCAGGACCAACAGGATGCATCTCAAAGATGAGTTTTCTGCAGTTGGTGCATTAAAGAAAGGCACTCCTTGTGCACCATTTGAAGATGACCTCATGGTACATCTGGGGGTGGAGTCCATTGAATGCATCACTTTCTTTAAACGACTACAAAATCGCGAAGCCATTTTCCATTCACAAATGTACAAGAGAGTTTCAAGAAGAAACAACTTCACCATTGCATATTCCCAGGGAGGGTGTCGAGTTATGGCCAAATTGAAGTTCTTTTTGGTTGGAGAAACTTCTAGGATGACTTGTGGAGCAGTCATCGCTCCAATGTCCATGTTTAGTGGAGCACTTTGTGAAAGCCATGAAGTAATGGGGAATATAGTCAATCACATTGTTCCTCTCCACCAACCGCAGAAGAACAGATTTGACATTATCCCTCTTGAAGACATTATAGATGTGTGTTTGTACACTAAATTTTCAGATAGTGAAGTGGGATATGCTGCCCATTTTCCTAACCATTTAGAAAAAGACTGAACATTTTCCATGTATTCCTATTGCAAATTTTAGACCTAAAGATTATGATAGCAACCACAAGGAAAGcaacaatacaaaataatgttaacATAGCCTGCAAATATAAAAGtaggaattttaatttaataaaatattttcttgaaCATTTATATAAGGGGtcaattattcaaagaatGTAATTATTTCAGGCAAACTTTACTTTTTATAAACTTTGGTGAAAATTTGCCTCAATTGCATATTGATAAATAAAAGGATAGCTATTATTTGACAAATTGTGACATCTGTATGTTTTTACATTTCATAAAACTTAATGCTTGAATTGAAACATAGTGTGAGTAGGTGAGCAGAAACtgaatgaaattttcattcaatttttgttttttacagcAGCATTTCAGAGTGTTGCTGTTCAATTCTCTCATGTCAAATATTCTTAGACTTGTTATGGTCATTTTAGTTACAAAATTGTTGCTAGCCAAAATAATGAATGCTGTGTACCTGTTTTCAACAGGGGATATATTTTGTCATCGCAGATAAGACAATTCTCACTATACAATGTGTGAACATGCTGtgatttttcattgtcataATGAGCACTGAGATATCCCATAGATTTCCCATAGAACGTGTCATGGGAAATCTATGGGAAATAAAAGCTGTAGGCGGTTGAAATACAGAGAGCGAATGTACCATAGAAATCCCACAAAATTTTGACACTGGGAAATCTATGGGGCATCTTTACCATCTGTTAGTGGGTACGGGTAATCTATGGCACACTGTACAGAATGAATGTCCCATATCATTGCCATAGTGAAGGGCAGTTGTGGGAATTCTGATTGCTATGGGTTCTGTATGGGAACCTTATTCCCATAGTTTTTCTATAAAATAGGCagcttcaaattttcttccCACACAATTCCCATAGTTACAAATTTGGTAAAATTTGGCCCCATACAAGTTCCATATTACCATCTTACTttcccataccattcccacCTATGGGTCAAATATGGCCCTAACAATCCCATACCATTTCCATACTTTTGCTTTGGTAAGGGGAGTTCCAAATTACAATAAGCAACATTTCAACTGACAGCCATCTTCCATGGTCAGGAACATTGAGAGATGATGATAAATTATACATTATTTAgctaaatattttcaaaacgatTTGCTTATCAATCACATGTAAGCTAGTCCACTCAAAGTAAGTCCTCTGATTCTATAAATCAAGGGTGCAATTCGGGCGATCATCAGCCGAGCCATGGGAATTTTTGCATGTGCCCAATGGAAGAAATTGATAATCTAGAAATCTAGAAATTCTCTCTCTAGAAATCTAGAAATTCTCTTTTGACCTGTGTTGTGAATGCCATCAGTAATGAAAGCATTAGGTCTGTCCACAAAGCTGTGACCATAGATCAGTTATATTCAGTTGTACAGCCCTCCTTCATTAGTCCATTATTGTTTGCTTAATGGCAGTATTGGTGATGGATTTAACCACTTCTCCAAAACCAGAAATCAAATTTGTAATCAATAAGCCACCAGTCGATGTTCAAgcatgaaaaagcaaaaaagacaGCTTTTAAATGGGAACTGTTGGAAAAATTTAACATCAATATTGACGAGGATTCAAGTGAGACTCACCCAGAAAAAATTTGTCCCCCTGTAAACAACTTCTCTATTGTGACTGTGAATTGGGCAATAAAGCTAAAGTTTCTGTATCAAGAACAATTGAGCGGTGGACAAGCCATATGGACAGCAATTGCCAATGCacatcaaggaaaaaaagggcatctggcaaaaaaaaaaaaaaagagtccaCTGAGAGCTGTCTCATGAGCTCAGAGGAAGCCACATCGAAAGCGGGGAAGAATTTGAAACAGAGACAGAGAATTGTCTAGAATTCAAGAGCTTATAATACTGAACATCCAGTTTTTTTGGCTATGGTTTGTGCCCAAAAACGGGCTGAAACATTCCATCTTATTTtgcttgacaaagaaaacatggACTCTTCCATTTCATCCTTAAGTGACAGAGACAAAATTGCTATtattcaatcaatttttagtatggagaaaggaaatatcagaAGTGATATTTTGACTTGTAATCAAACCTACAAGAGCCTTCCTATTCTCCTAAAAGTAAGTCCAGAGGGATGGAGTGAATCTAGAAATTCTCTTTTGACCTGTGTTGTGAATGCCATCAGTAATGAAAGCATTAGGTCTGTCCACAAAGCTGTGACCATAGATCAGTTATATTCAGTTGTACAGCCCTCCTTCATTAGTCCATTATTGTTTGCTTCAAATCTGCTCATATGGGTACTGAGTCACACACAGTAAACTTCCTCTTGCCATCTCTGAGAAGCTACACCCCGCTGGGAGCATTGCATGTGTCAGGACATGGCATGACAATGAATGTACCACAAGTTCCCTCTGGCGACATCCTTGCGACAATGACCAGATTTTGATCAAGAAGTGGACAGCCGCAAAGACAACAGGGCACAAATCAGTGTTTTAACCAGTGTGTGTGTAGCACATATTCATGCAAATGGAATACTACTATGGAACAGTGACCTTGCACCAGGGTAAGAGAAGGAATATTGTACATAAGTCATAGTGACTGACAATCACTAATGGTTGTGTCCATGAACGTCAGTTGCGCAGAAGCAACTGAACTAGGAAGAACAAAGTAAAACAAGATGAAAACTGTGTTGCGCAAAGTTTGTTAGATAAAGAAACTAGTATACTTTTTTGCGTGGAAAATACGGAAAATACCTGATGTACCATATGCTCAACCTACCATCCCATTGGTATTGACGTACCATCCCACAAACGCATTGATCAAAAACATCATGACCAGAAATTTCCATTTGCTACAAGGTGACCCAGATACTAgagacattaattttatgaaccGCTACGAGTTTTGTGCACATATCGTCGTGATACCAACCTACATGACTCCTTGGTGAGAGGTCATCTGAACAACATCACTGCTTCTGACGAGGATCGTGGTACGTTTTCGTGTGGTAGATCATGGTGCAATACTTGCACCCACACCAATGCTTCACCTAGGATTAACACGTCTGGGGGATGCATCACCATCAATTCTAAGTACTCCTGTATAAGTCACAACCTGGTATACATTATCAAGTGTCGTACCTGCAACAAGATTTACATCAGAGAGAGAGGAACACACCTAGGAGATCGCTTCAGGGAACACTTACATTCCACATGACAAACCAACACCGATCTTCCTGTTGGTCGTCATTTCACATCAAGACATGCCTGTGCTGATACGCTGGTGACCATAATCCGCTCTGGTTTCTAAGATACCCAAGATAGGCGCCGCTTCGAAGCCAGGATGACCTTCAAACACAAAATGTAACACCCAGGAGGACTTAATACCAACTTTGCCTTCCTATAAACACCCTAAATCTATCCGCACTAGTCACAACGAAATTGTATT
It includes:
- the LOC141882043 gene encoding uncharacterized protein LOC141882043, translated to MSFRTNRMHLKDEFSAVGALKKGTPCAPFEDDLMVHLGVESIECITFFKRLQNREAIFHSQMYKRVSRRNNFTIAYSQGGCRVMAKLKFFLVGETSRMTCGAVIAPMSMFSGALCESHEVMGNIVNHIVPLHQPQKNRFDIIPLEDIIDVCLYTKFSDSEVGYAAHFPNHLEKD